In Actinotignum schaalii, the sequence CCCCGTAGCTGTGCTCCCAGTACACGGTATTGCCCGGCACCACGTAGGCCATCATGACCACGTCGGCGAGGATATGACGCCCGGTGCCGGCCGCCGCGACCGCCGCGCGGGCCCCGTCGCGCTGCTCGGCCGTTTGGGAGGCGCCGTAATCGGAAAAATACACGTATTGCTGGGTATTGGAGCGCCCCGTGAGCCAGGAGCCGAAGCCGTTGGAGGCGGTGCCGAGCACACTGGAGGCGAGCGCGAGGGCGAGGGCCGCCGCGGCTAGACGCGGGCGGCGGGCCAGCATGCCCAGGGTATCGCGTTGCCCGGTTGCGGCCGCGGGAGCTTCAGATTCTTGCGCGTTAGGTGGTGGTACGACGACGCCGCGCGCACCCGCCCGCGCGAGCCCATCGGTCAGCGCGACGGCGATTATCGGCGCGAGCACCGCCGAATAATGCCACAAAATAGTCCAGTAATAGGGGTTATCCCCCACGAAACGCCAGGCGAGAGTGGGGAGCAGCAGCGCCGCCCACGGGCTGCGCAGCCCCACGATTCCCAGGGCGGCCAGGATATAGCAGAGGGTTCCCCAGCGGTTAGGCTCGAGGATCATGCTCGCCAGGTCGAGGCCTTCGCGGACCCGCCCGGCGTAATCCCACTGCCCGGAATTATTGAAAGCCGGGAGGATAACCTGGGTGGCGGCCAGGAACCAGGCGGTGCCCCAGGCGGCCAGGAAAACGCCAAGTCCGGCTAGTTCGCGCCAGTCGCGCGCGCCGTGGCCGCCGCGCTGCCCGGCGCTGCCGGCCGCAGCTGCGCTACCGGTGCTGGACGCACCGCCGCGCTCGCGCGCCCCGCGCCAGCTGAGCAGCGCCACCAGCACCCCGAAGCAGGCCACCGTGAGGCCGAGGTCTTCCTTGACGAAAATCAGCAGGGAGATGAGCACGGCGGCGCGCCGGTAGCGGCCTTCCAGCCAGGCGGTCAGCCCGAAAGCGAGCAAGGGCACCGCGAAGGCGATTTCGTGGAATTGCACCACGAGCGCGGAGGTAAGCCCCCAGCTGGTCGCGTAGGCTACCCCGATGAGGGTGCCCGACACGGCGCCCACCCGGGCGCGGGCGAAACGCGTGATGGGATACACCGACATCCCGAAAAGTACCGCTTGCAGGGTGAGCAGGCTCAACCCGGAGGGCCAGAGCCAGAACAGCGGCCCGGTCAGCAGCAAAATGGGGTGGAAATGATCGCCCCACAGGTTGAAGCCCGGGCCTTTAATATCCACGATGGGTGGGAACTGCCAGCGGGCGTACTGGTCGGCCAGCTGGGTGAAAATACCCTGATCCCATGAAGGAGAGGAGAAATTCACCCAGGTGTACCAGGAAAAGAACATGTACACGGCGAAAGCTCCCGCGGCCAGGAGCAGCGCCGTCGTATCACAGTGGGTGCGCGCCCAGGCGAGTACCGCGCGCGGCGCCCACGCACGCACCGGTGCCGTTCGGGAACGTGCCCGCACCCCGCGCACGTCCAGCTCCCGAACCCCGCGCACGTCCAGCTCCCGCGCCGGTCCGCCGCGCATTAGATAATGTCCTTCTTCTGGAGGTGACGCAGCGCGAACCAGCCGATGGGCACCCGCGCCCAGAAGGTGAGCAGGCGGTACAGGATCGCGGTGGAGAAGGCCACCGAATACGGCAGGCCCGCGATGGTGAGTCCGCCGGTGAGGGCCGCTTCCACCGGGCCGATACCGCCGGGGGAGGGCGCCAGGGAGCCCACCGAATTGGAAACCAGGTAGGTGATCGCCAGGGTGACCACCGGCAGGGTCTCCCCGAAGGCCGCCAGGGAAAAACCGAAGGCCGCCACGAAACTCACCGTCATGAGGAGCGAACCTCCGAAACCGGCGAGAATCCGGGACGGATGGGTGGCTAGCCACACCACGCGCGGCCATACCTGCTCGATGGTGGGGCGCACCAGCTCAATGACCTTGCGGCGCAGCGGGCGAATGAAGTAGACGGCCGCGCCCAGGGCCGCCACCGCCGCCACGATGAGCATGACGGAGGTGCTCGGGATGGAAAGATTCCCGAAGTCGCCGGTGAGCAGCCCGAGGGCCAACAGCAGCAGCACCGTGGTAATAAATTGCGCGATCTGCACCAGGGATACCGTGGCCACCGCGACCGGGGTGGCCACCTGGTTGCGTTGCAGGTAGCGCAAATTGAGGGCGAGCGGCCCGATACCGGCCGGCATGACCAGCCCCAGCACCGAGGCGGCGATTTGCACCTCGCTGGTTTCCCACAGCGGCAGGCGTTCGGCCGTGTAGGCTTTCAGGCACAGCGCCGCACCCACGTACGTTGCGAAACTGGCGATAAAGGCGGCGAGCATCCACCACGGGTTGGCATTGCGAATCGTTTCTTGCAGCTCGGTGAAATTAATGGAGCCGAGCAGAATAAAGATGGCAAGCACCCCGATGACGATGGTAATAATCGTCTTCGCGGAGAATTTACGCAGCTGGATGGTCTGGGTGGCGGTGCCAATATCCTGCGGGAGGACCTCCAGGAGCACCTCGCGCATCCGCTGCACGCCCTTTTTATCCTCAAGTTCGGCCAGGGTTTGCGCCGGCATAATGGTGCGCTGGATCGTCGGGGCCACCGAGGAGAGCCGGTCGCGGGAAATGCAGCGCAGCGCGGAAGCGACGGCGCGTTCCGGGCCCACCGCCACCGCCTGGAGCAGGTACAACTGCGCCAAATCAATATGCCGGGAAAGCTCATTAGAAGAAAAACTGCCGTTGCGCCAATGGGTGATGAGGGCTTCGTCCCCGCGCACCGCGACCACCCCGGCGCGAATATCGTGGTGGGTGAGCCCGCGTGCGTGCGCGCGTTCGAGCGTGGACCACATGGAGTCCAGCGCCGCGTCAGAGATATCTTCCGGCTCCAGATCCGTGAGGGGAACGGCCTCGATATCGGCAAAAGCGACGACGGCGGACGCGCCAGCCGCCGCGTAATGTGCATCGCGCCGCGGGGCAACCCCGGCGTTCACCGCGAGGGCTTCCATAAGGAGGGTGCGTTCGGCAGTTTCCTCCACGTTATCCCCGGTCCGCTGGGTGACCTGGGTGAGGGTGGCTCGCTGCCAGGCACTGGCCAGGCGCCCGAGGACCGCACGATCCGAGTCGATAAGCGCGGCAACGTAATGGGCGCCGTCGGCCAAAGTAACCACGTAGTGGCGGGAATTGACGTCCCCGATAAGCGGGCGGACTTCGTGGCGGGCCCGGGTGATGAGGGCGCGCACGTTAATATCGTCCTCCGGTTCGCCCAGCTGGTAGGCGCCCGCCGCGCTCGCGGGGAGCGCGCCTTCGGTTTCCGCGCCCGCATCGGCGGCGAAAGCGGCGCTGGTATGCGCGCCGTGGCCGGCCGCGCCGCCCGGTCCACTAGCGCCATCCGCTCCGCTATGCCCGGTGAGCGCCTCGCGCAGCTCCTTAAGAATCGCGGTATCCACATATCCGAGCGGGCCGGTCACGGGAACGGACCACGCGTGCATATCGGCGTCGTCGCCCGCATCCACGCGGATAATGCTGCGTGCGTCCAGGCCGGCGCGGCGAATAAGAGTGACGACGGCGGCGCCGGTGGCGCGGTCGGGCGAATCCCCGAAAGCGTAGAGCGCGAAATAGCCGCAGGCCATCCCCACGAATACGGTGGTGAGCGCGCCGGTGAGGGTTTGGGCGCCCTGGAGCACGGACAGCACCAGCACGATTCCCAGCGCCCACCAGCCGGTGCGCACCAGCCGGCCCTGGCGTTCGGAAGCGGCCACCACCAGGATGGTGGCGATAATCGAAACGTAGGGGAGCATGCCCACGGCGGCTTGTTCTTGGATGGTATCCGAGAGGTCGATGGTGATTTGCGAGGTGGGCATGAAGCGTTCGAAAAGCCACAGGGAGCCGTAGCAGATGGCGAGGGCGCCGGCCATGGCCACCAGCGCGGTCACGAGCGTGCGCCAGCGTCGGTAGCGGATGATGTCGAAGAAAAGCAGGAGGGGGAGGAAGAGTGAGACGAGACCCTCGAGCACGTTAATCGGCATGGAGAAAATGGTGCGGAGGGTATCCGGGGCGGCGTTGGCGACGTCGTGCGTGACGGCCACGGTGGTGGTGTAGCCGAAGCGGGAGATGAGGAGCATCCCGGCGATGGCCAGGGTGAAGAGGATGCCGCGCAGCAGGTTGGCGGGACGGCGGGTCCAGCGCGCGATTTCGTCCACGAGGAGGACGCGGTGCACGGCGGGCTCGGCTAGCTCGGCAGGTTCCGCGGGTTCGGCGGGGGAAGTTTCCGCAAGCGCCGGTGAAGCGGTGGAAACGGAAGCGGGCGCTTCGGGCGCGCTTATCGCAGCCGGGGCGGCTTCTACCTCCGCCGGCTGGACCGGGCTCGTTTCCTCGTTGTGGCGCACCAGCTCAGTCTAGTTGATAGGTATTAGTTTCTCCTGTGACCTGGCGCGGTTACTCGGTGAGCGCGGTGCCGGTTGCGGGGCGCGGGAGGCGGCGAGTGCCCGGCGATTCGGAGCGGCACTACTCAGCCCGGCGCAGCCGCAGCGAATTGAGCACCACGATAACCGAGGAGGAAGCCATGGCCGCCGCGGCCAACCCGGGCAAGATAATCCCGGCCACCGCCGCCGGAATCGCGACGAGGTTATAGCCGAAAGCCCAGGCCAGATTCTGGCGGATAACCCGCAAGGTGGCGGCGGAGATGCGCAGCGCCGCCCCCACATTGCGCAGATCGGAATTGACGATGGTGATATCGGAGGCGGCCTTGGCCACGTCCGTGCCCGAGCCCATCGCGATGGAAAGGTCCGCGGCGGCCAGAGCTGCGGCGTCGTTCACCCCGTCCCCGACCATCGCAACCCGCCGGCCCTCCGCGCGCACCGCTTCCACCACCCGGACCTTGTCCTCGGGAAGGACCTCGGCGTGCACGATGTCGATTCCGGCAGCCCGGGCCACCGCGCGGGTGGTGGCCGCGTTATCCCCGGAGGCCAGAATTGGGGTGAGGCCCAGTTCTTTGAGTTCGGCGACGGCAGCGGCGGAGGTGGGGCGCAGCTGGTCGCGCACCGTCACGAGGGCAAGCGCTTCGCGTGCGCCGGTTTCGCGTGCCAGCATGACCAGGGACGCCCCGGCACTCGCGGCTTCTTCCAGTACGTTTTCCCACTCGGAGAGATCCACGCCGGCCTCCCGCAGCGCCCGCGGGGAGGCCGCGTAGTAGCGCCGCCCGCCAATAGTGGCGCGCACGCCCTGCCCGGCCAGATTCTCAAAATCGGTGGCGGGGGCGAGCTGAAGCCCCTCCTCGCGCGCCCGGGCCACAATCGCGCGGGCGAGGGGATGCTCGGAATAGTTTTCCACGCTCGCGGCCAGGGCCAGCGCTTCTGTCGCTTCGTTGAGCGCGTTTTCTTGGTAGGCCGTTTCTTTTTCCGTCGCTTCTTTTTCCGCCGCTTCTTTTTGGGCGACGCCGCCGCCAGCCGCGCCATCAGTCCCCGCCGGCGGGAGAATCACCCGGTCCACGGCCATGGTTCCGGTGGTGAGAGTGCCGGTTTTATCCAAAATAATGGTGTCTACGCTATGGGCGCTTTCCAGGGTTTCCGGGCCGTGGATAAGGATGCCGCGCTGGCTGGCCCGCCCGGAACCCACCATGAGCGCGGTGGGGGTGGCCAAGCCTAGAGCACAGGGGCAGGCCACCACCAGCACTGTAATGGCGGTCATGATGGCCAGGTCCAGGGGGTTCCCGAGCGCCAGGCGCACCCCGAATGTCGCGAGCGCAATGAGAATAACGGCGGGTACAAATACTGCGGAAACCCGGTCCGCCAGGGCCTGCACCGGGGCTTTCCCGGATTGGGCGCGGGTGAGAAGGCGGCCCATCTGCGCCAGGGTGGTATCGCGGCCCACCCGGGTGGCCCGCACCCGGATCGCGCCGGCGGTGGTGAGGGTCGCCCCGGTGACCTCATCGCCCGGGCCCACATCAATCGGGGTGGATTCGCCGGTGAGGAGGCTGGCATCCACCGCGGTAATCCCGGAAACCACCACCCCGTCGGTCGCAATTTTCGTGCCGGGGGCCACGAGGAATTCGTCGCCGACAG encodes:
- a CDS encoding DUF2079 domain-containing protein, which codes for MRGGPARELDVRGVRELDVRGVRARSRTAPVRAWAPRAVLAWARTHCDTTALLLAAGAFAVYMFFSWYTWVNFSSPSWDQGIFTQLADQYARWQFPPIVDIKGPGFNLWGDHFHPILLLTGPLFWLWPSGLSLLTLQAVLFGMSVYPITRFARARVGAVSGTLIGVAYATSWGLTSALVVQFHEIAFAVPLLAFGLTAWLEGRYRRAAVLISLLIFVKEDLGLTVACFGVLVALLSWRGARERGGASSTGSAAAAGSAGQRGGHGARDWRELAGLGVFLAAWGTAWFLAATQVILPAFNNSGQWDYAGRVREGLDLASMILEPNRWGTLCYILAALGIVGLRSPWAALLLPTLAWRFVGDNPYYWTILWHYSAVLAPIIAVALTDGLARAGARGVVVPPPNAQESEAPAAATGQRDTLGMLARRPRLAAAALALALASSVLGTASNGFGSWLTGRSNTQQYVYFSDYGASQTAEQRDGARAAVAAAGTGRHILADVVMMAYVVPGNTVYWEHSYGGAYIDTVVFSNRLNHGDGSQVGAWITAKVGGQWHIVTEDAGYVVVARDGTDGR
- a CDS encoding lysylphosphatidylglycerol synthase transmembrane domain-containing protein, with translation MRHNEETSPVQPAEVEAAPAAISAPEAPASVSTASPALAETSPAEPAEPAELAEPAVHRVLLVDEIARWTRRPANLLRGILFTLAIAGMLLISRFGYTTTVAVTHDVANAAPDTLRTIFSMPINVLEGLVSLFLPLLLFFDIIRYRRWRTLVTALVAMAGALAICYGSLWLFERFMPTSQITIDLSDTIQEQAAVGMLPYVSIIATILVVAASERQGRLVRTGWWALGIVLVLSVLQGAQTLTGALTTVFVGMACGYFALYAFGDSPDRATGAAVVTLIRRAGLDARSIIRVDAGDDADMHAWSVPVTGPLGYVDTAILKELREALTGHSGADGASGPGGAAGHGAHTSAAFAADAGAETEGALPASAAGAYQLGEPEDDINVRALITRARHEVRPLIGDVNSRHYVVTLADGAHYVAALIDSDRAVLGRLASAWQRATLTQVTQRTGDNVEETAERTLLMEALAVNAGVAPRRDAHYAAAGASAVVAFADIEAVPLTDLEPEDISDAALDSMWSTLERAHARGLTHHDIRAGVVAVRGDEALITHWRNGSFSSNELSRHIDLAQLYLLQAVAVGPERAVASALRCISRDRLSSVAPTIQRTIMPAQTLAELEDKKGVQRMREVLLEVLPQDIGTATQTIQLRKFSAKTIITIVIGVLAIFILLGSINFTELQETIRNANPWWMLAAFIASFATYVGAALCLKAYTAERLPLWETSEVQIAASVLGLVMPAGIGPLALNLRYLQRNQVATPVAVATVSLVQIAQFITTVLLLLALGLLTGDFGNLSIPSTSVMLIVAAVAALGAAVYFIRPLRRKVIELVRPTIEQVWPRVVWLATHPSRILAGFGGSLLMTVSFVAAFGFSLAAFGETLPVVTLAITYLVSNSVGSLAPSPGGIGPVEAALTGGLTIAGLPYSVAFSTAILYRLLTFWARVPIGWFALRHLQKKDII
- a CDS encoding heavy metal translocating P-type ATPase, encoding MTSTTPDSGAPVAEVNLAISGMTCASCVARVEKKLNKLPGVRASVNLATDEARLELSETGAHLDTADLLAQVSAAGYEARLISRTDLTPAAGSGTDTSAGARAGTTNPHDDAHPATANPSAQAESARAAATREAADAQASARIASLRRRFWISLALSIPVVALSMIPALQFPYWQWVIGALTLPIALWCGWPFHRSAAAALRHGSTTMDTLISLGTLASLGWSIWALLWGGAGGADYRMSMTGIHALATGAPHGSHVYFETAAMIVTFLLLGRWLETRSRRSAGDALRSLLALGADDARRVRTASGADVDEIIPASDLAVGDEFLVAPGTKIATDGVVVSGITAVDASLLTGESTPIDVGPGDEVTGATLTTAGAIRVRATRVGRDTTLAQMGRLLTRAQSGKAPVQALADRVSAVFVPAVILIALATFGVRLALGNPLDLAIMTAITVLVVACPCALGLATPTALMVGSGRASQRGILIHGPETLESAHSVDTIILDKTGTLTTGTMAVDRVILPPAGTDGAAGGGVAQKEAAEKEATEKETAYQENALNEATEALALAASVENYSEHPLARAIVARAREEGLQLAPATDFENLAGQGVRATIGGRRYYAASPRALREAGVDLSEWENVLEEAASAGASLVMLARETGAREALALVTVRDQLRPTSAAAVAELKELGLTPILASGDNAATTRAVARAAGIDIVHAEVLPEDKVRVVEAVRAEGRRVAMVGDGVNDAAALAAADLSIAMGSGTDVAKAASDITIVNSDLRNVGAALRISAATLRVIRQNLAWAFGYNLVAIPAAVAGIILPGLAAAAMASSSVIVVLNSLRLRRAE